The genomic segment CATCGCCGAACATCTCACGTGGCACAGGCTCGTCCTCCTCACCCCTCCAACAGGCCCTGGGCTGTGCGGCAGGAGCGCCGATTATAGCGACAGGCCAAAAAGCCTGTCAACGCACCCACATGTAACAAAGCTCTCTCACTTCGCTCGCTAAACTCGAGGAAGCCCGCAGTCGAGGCGGTTCCGAGACGGTCTGCCCCCTTGTCCTCCCGACTGCCCGCATCCGCCGCCGAAAATTGCGGCCCTTTCGCTCATTACTTATTTAGACACCGCACGGCGAGAAATGGACACATCCGCCTTCGCGCGCCGCGCTTCGGCGCGACAAGCCCGGCGTCGCTTCGCGCTATGGCGGGCAAGTTCTGCCGAAGCTTCAGCGAAGGCGGCTCGTCCGCCGTAGCGCGGAGGCGGAGCTCGGCCTTGGCCATTGGCACCTACTTTTTTGTACGTCTCGTATCACGAAACGCTCGCGGCTCACTGATCGCCGAGCTCGAGGTCAAACGCTCTGGTAGCGCCATTCCCCCGGTCAGAAAGATCCTGATCCCTTCTTCTACGCTGAGCTGCGGAAAACTGACGCGCTCCCGCGGGTAGATGAAGACGTCACCCAGATACAAGTGATTCGTCGGCACGTACACGGCAACGAGCTGCTCGAGGCCGCGCCCACGGTCCACCATGAACTCACGCGTGAGGAAACCGAGGATGAAGCCACGCCGAGGATCCTCCACGAGGGCCATACGTTTGAACCCGTACTCGTTGTCAGGATTGAACGCGGCCAGGAGCTGCTTCACCGGCGCGTACACGGTTCGGAAGACAGGCAGACGCAGCAGATACTTGTCCAGCCGCTGCAGCAACTGGCGGCCGAAGACGTTCATGCCCACGACGCCAACGAGCAGCACGAACGCGACGGTGGTGATCAAGCCGAGGCCAGGTATCTGTTGTCCGGTCCACCGCTCGTAGAGCGGCGCGACCAGCCCGTCGAGGAATTGGAAGATCCAAACCAATGCCGCCACGCTCACCACGAGCGGCACCATCACGAAGAAGCCCGCAATGAAGCGTCGCCGGAGCCAGAGCAGCACAGAGGTCACAGCTGTAGCATCCAGAGGGCCACGGCGGCGGCAAGCGCCAGACGATACCACGCAAACGCGTCCAACCGATGGCCGCCGAGGAACCGCATGAAATACGCGACCGTAATGTAGCCAACCACCGCCGACGAGGCGATGCCGATGACGAAGACCGTCACCTCACCCGGCGGAAGTGGCTCGCCGACGAGGACCAGACCTTCCTTGGCGGCGGCCGCGAGAATCGCCGGGATCCCGAGCAAGAAACCGAAGCGCGCCGCCGAGGCCCGTGAGAGTCCGAGCATCATGCCCATCACAATGGTCGCTCCCGAGCGCGACACGCCGGGCACGAGCGCCGTGGACTGGGCAATGCCGAAGAGCAGCGCGTCGACAGCGGTCAGCGCCCCTTCACTTCTCTGCTGGCGCGACACCCGCTCGACGAGGAAGAACAGGAAGGCGCCCCCTGCCAGGGTCACGCCACACACGAGCGGCGAACGCAGTGAGCC from the Luteitalea sp. genome contains:
- a CDS encoding DUF502 domain-containing protein, with protein sequence MTSVLLWLRRRFIAGFFVMVPLVVSVAALVWIFQFLDGLVAPLYERWTGQQIPGLGLITTVAFVLLVGVVGMNVFGRQLLQRLDKYLLRLPVFRTVYAPVKQLLAAFNPDNEYGFKRMALVEDPRRGFILGFLTREFMVDRGRGLEQLVAVYVPTNHLYLGDVFIYPRERVSFPQLSVEEGIRIFLTGGMALPERLTSSSAISEPRAFRDTRRTKK